The window CGAGAAAGCTTGTTTCTCTACTTTCTCGCGAATGGCTTCGGCAACTTTTTTCTCAGACCCAGAATGAACATTTATAACATACCAACGATGAGACATGTTCACGCTCCCAATCCGAGGACAAACTTAACGAGGCGCACCAGAACTTGATCCACAAGCAAGAAAAATCCAGCGGCCAGCAATACAAGGATAAAAACCATGATGCTCGTAACCATAACCTCTTTGCGTGTGGGCCAAGTGACCTTGGACACTTCACG is drawn from Alphaproteobacteria bacterium RIFCSPHIGHO2_01_FULL_41_14 and contains these coding sequences:
- a CDS encoding preprotein translocase subunit SecE, which encodes MLSPIEFMQQVKREVSKVTWPTRKEVMVTSIMVFILVLLAAGFFLLVDQVLVRLVKFVLGLGA